A genomic region of Megalobrama amblycephala isolate DHTTF-2021 linkage group LG6, ASM1881202v1, whole genome shotgun sequence contains the following coding sequences:
- the tnfsf13b gene encoding tumor necrosis factor ligand superfamily member 13B isoform X1, whose translation MPAEDVGPGRGERRRLPWLFLVLVVTAITSSSLSVISLYHVLALQAEVEGLRAEVVRKREEQSGMIEEPMNGAEKQTHQHEHEEIKDRIEYLQQTEMDDTTTDSVAMSKRSLGHVSKKAESQACLQMMADNRKKTFQKEFALELCTAIPWHVGLKRGSALEEEQGTILIKEEGFFFIYSQLSFSQVYYTDSTFAMGHIVIRIKKNVVGDESQHVVLFRCIQSMNRVNHFNTCYTGGVVKLDSGDRLELLIPRTHANISLDGDSTFLGAIKLA comes from the exons ATGCCTGCTGAGGATGTTGGTCCAGGTCGGGGTGAAAGGAGAAGGCTGCCTTGGCTGTTTCTGGTGCTGGTTGTCACTGCCATCACCTCTTCCTCCCTGTCTGTGATCTCCTTGTACCATGTGCTGGCCTTGCAGGCTGAGGTGGAGGGTTTGAGGGCCGAGGTGGTCCGCAAGAGAGAGGAGCAAAGCGGGATGATAGAAGAACCCATGAATGGGGCGGAGAAGCAAACTCATCAGCATGAGCATGAAGAGATCAAAGACAGAATTGAG TATCTGCAGCAGACTGAGATGGATGATACCACAACAGACAGTGTTGCCATGTCAAAAAGGAGTCTGGGGCATGTCTCAAAAAAAGCAG AATCCCAGGCATGCTTACAGATGATGGCAGACAACAGGAAGAAAACCTTCCAGAAAG agttTGCTTTGGAGTTATGCACAGCCATCCCATGGCATGTCGGTCTAAAGCGCGGCTCTGCTCTGGAGGAAGAGCAGGGCACTATTTTAATCAAAGAGGAGGGATTCTTCTTTATCTATAGTCAG CTCTCATTTTCCCAGGTCTACTATACAGACTCGACGTTCGCTATGGGCCACATCGTGATTCGtataaagaaaaatgttgtgGGAGATGAGAGTCAGCACGTCGTTCTGTTCCGCTGTATTCAGAGCATGAATCGAGTCAATCACTTCAACACCTGCTACACCGGAG GTGTAGTGAAACTGGACTCTGGGGACAGACTGGAGCTTCTGATACCTCGTAcccatgcaaatatctctctgGATGGGGATTCCACCTTCTTAGGAGCAATAAAACTAGCCTGA
- the tnfsf13b gene encoding tumor necrosis factor ligand superfamily member 13B isoform X2, with amino-acid sequence MPAEDVGPGRGERRRLPWLFLVLVVTAITSSSLSVISLYHVLALQAEVEGLRAEVVRKREEQSGMIEEPMNGAEKQTHQHEHEEIKDRIEYLQQTEMDDTTTDSVAMSKRSLGHVSKKAESQACLQMMADNRKKTFQKEFALELCTAIPWHVGLKRGSALEEEQGTILIKEEGFFFIYSQVYYTDSTFAMGHIVIRIKKNVVGDESQHVVLFRCIQSMNRVNHFNTCYTGGVVKLDSGDRLELLIPRTHANISLDGDSTFLGAIKLA; translated from the exons ATGCCTGCTGAGGATGTTGGTCCAGGTCGGGGTGAAAGGAGAAGGCTGCCTTGGCTGTTTCTGGTGCTGGTTGTCACTGCCATCACCTCTTCCTCCCTGTCTGTGATCTCCTTGTACCATGTGCTGGCCTTGCAGGCTGAGGTGGAGGGTTTGAGGGCCGAGGTGGTCCGCAAGAGAGAGGAGCAAAGCGGGATGATAGAAGAACCCATGAATGGGGCGGAGAAGCAAACTCATCAGCATGAGCATGAAGAGATCAAAGACAGAATTGAG TATCTGCAGCAGACTGAGATGGATGATACCACAACAGACAGTGTTGCCATGTCAAAAAGGAGTCTGGGGCATGTCTCAAAAAAAGCAG AATCCCAGGCATGCTTACAGATGATGGCAGACAACAGGAAGAAAACCTTCCAGAAAG agttTGCTTTGGAGTTATGCACAGCCATCCCATGGCATGTCGGTCTAAAGCGCGGCTCTGCTCTGGAGGAAGAGCAGGGCACTATTTTAATCAAAGAGGAGGGATTCTTCTTTATCTATAGTCAG GTCTACTATACAGACTCGACGTTCGCTATGGGCCACATCGTGATTCGtataaagaaaaatgttgtgGGAGATGAGAGTCAGCACGTCGTTCTGTTCCGCTGTATTCAGAGCATGAATCGAGTCAATCACTTCAACACCTGCTACACCGGAG GTGTAGTGAAACTGGACTCTGGGGACAGACTGGAGCTTCTGATACCTCGTAcccatgcaaatatctctctgGATGGGGATTCCACCTTCTTAGGAGCAATAAAACTAGCCTGA